One genomic window of Methanosalsum zhilinae DSM 4017 includes the following:
- a CDS encoding ZPR1 zinc finger domain-containing protein, whose translation MNTENLSKCNTSEGFDTEINCPLCKKELTAHWQGDNIPYFGEVMYVSARCTCGFRFADTMILTQKEPMRYEINIDNINDLNARVVRSISGTIRIPELGIDVEPGSASEAYVTNVEGVLLRAKEAVESAIRWFEDDEAKSSKGRHIKKCLEDTIEGKRKLTLIIDDPLGNSAIISDKATSRHLSEEESKHLSTGMFIYDANSSEIISKR comes from the coding sequence TTGAACACTGAAAATCTTTCTAAATGCAATACATCTGAGGGGTTTGATACAGAGATCAATTGTCCTCTCTGCAAAAAGGAGCTTACTGCACACTGGCAAGGAGACAACATCCCCTATTTTGGCGAGGTAATGTATGTATCTGCCAGGTGTACATGCGGTTTTAGATTTGCAGACACAATGATCCTAACTCAAAAAGAACCAATGCGTTATGAAATAAATATTGATAATATCAATGATCTTAATGCAAGGGTTGTACGGTCAATTTCAGGAACCATCCGAATACCTGAACTGGGTATAGATGTGGAACCCGGATCTGCTTCGGAAGCTTATGTAACAAACGTCGAAGGAGTACTGTTAAGGGCAAAAGAAGCAGTTGAAAGTGCAATAAGGTGGTTTGAAGATGATGAAGCAAAATCTTCAAAAGGCCGTCATATAAAAAAGTGCCTGGAAGATACCATTGAGGGAAAAAGAAAACTTACACTGATAATCGATGATCCCCTTGGTAATAGTGCTATTATTTCAGATAAAGCGACCTCCAGGCATCTCAGTGAAGAAGAGTCCAAGCATCTAAGTACAGGTATGTTTATATATGATGCAAATTCTTCAGAAATTATTTCCAAAAGGTAA
- a CDS encoding cell division protein SepF translates to MTNFMNKLFGSSSKNATSSEDFTELDLSKYEEVMDDEPAETYIRVAELTNLGDMPSLKKEIYEGNILMIDISNIKGDKLLLDRALKDLKEVVSDVNGDIAGLRDDQVLVTPTGIKIDRSKIVGAKY, encoded by the coding sequence ATGACCAATTTCATGAACAAATTATTCGGCAGCAGTTCAAAAAATGCAACCAGTTCAGAGGATTTTACAGAACTTGACCTGAGCAAATACGAAGAAGTAATGGATGATGAGCCTGCAGAGACCTATATACGGGTCGCGGAACTTACCAATCTCGGAGATATGCCATCTCTAAAAAAAGAAATATATGAGGGAAATATTTTGATGATTGATATATCCAACATCAAAGGTGACAAACTTCTTCTTGACCGGGCACTTAAGGATTTGAAAGAAGTAGTATCAGATGTGAACGGAGATATCGCAGGACTTAGAGATGATCAGGTTCTGGTAACTCCAACAGGAATCAAAATAGATAGATCAAAGATCGTTGGTGCAAAATATTGA
- a CDS encoding PUA domain-containing protein, whose translation MGLDTHTVIVDKGAIPHIINGADVMCPGIVNADENIGEGDYVIIKEESHRKPLAIGYALIPGSSMRAGSGKAIKTIHYVGDDLWNINA comes from the coding sequence ATAGGTTTGGATACACACACGGTTATCGTTGATAAAGGTGCAATCCCACATATTATAAATGGTGCAGATGTTATGTGCCCTGGTATTGTTAATGCTGATGAAAACATAGGTGAGGGTGATTATGTGATTATCAAAGAAGAATCCCACAGGAAGCCACTTGCAATTGGATATGCACTAATACCAGGGTCATCCATGAGAGCAGGGTCTGGAAAGGCAATAAAAACAATTCACTATGTAGGTGATGATCTATGGAACATCAATGCCTGA